Proteins from one Cryptomeria japonica chromosome 4, Sugi_1.0, whole genome shotgun sequence genomic window:
- the LOC131046877 gene encoding amino acid transporter ANT1, with translation MAEEGLPLLGHSREGSASIAQAFGNIIVSIVGTGVLGLPYAFKISGWAASASAILLSALLTYYCMMLLVKCRDKVEQLSNVSILTYGDLARHTYGKIGCYVAETMVIISQCGGCIAYLVFIGQNLSSVFTGSADKYSFFICIFVPVEIALAWVRTLTSLSPFSVFADICNLLAIAIVIKDDLGSFQGLEKADAFTSYQALPFVAGVAVFCFEGFSMTLSLETSMREPQRFGSVLGCAFFFLATVYTGFGLIGYLAYGSETQDIITLNLPNDWSTVAVKVGLCTALLFTFPVMMHPVHEMFEMKLMKSSWFQKLSYSFSWMQMVLLKILRAGTVVILAVLALSVPGFGIFVSLVGSTVCALLAFVFPALIHLKTFKGSLNSAQKALDMAILTFGTVFAVYGTYSTFVVVIKGVN, from the exons ATGGCAGAGGAAGGATTACCTTTGTTGGGACACAGCAGGGAAGGGTCTGCATCAATTGCACAGGCCTTTGGCAACATTATTGTGTCTATTGTTGGTACAGGTGTCCTGGGTCTTCCTTATGCATTCAAAATCAGTGGATGGGCAGCCAGTGCATCAGCCATATTACTTTCAGCACTATTGACATATTACTGTATGATGCTTCTG GTCAAATGCAGGGACAAAGTAGAGCAGCTGAGTAATGTAAGTATATTAACATATGGAGACCTTGCAAGGCACACTTATGGAAAAATTGGGTGTTATGTAGCAGAGACAATGGTAATAATTTCTCAATGTGGAGGGTGCATTGCCTATTTGGTTTTTATAGGCCAAAATTTGTCCTCGGTTTTCACAGGATCAGCTGACAAGTATTCTTTTTTCATATGCATATTTGTTCCTGTGGAAATTGCATTAGCTTGGGTACGCACACTGACATCACTCTCTCCCTTCAGTGTTTTTGCTGACATCTGCAATCTTTTGGCCATAGCAATTGtcatcaaggatgatttgggttCATTTCAAGGACTAGAGAAGGCAGATGCCTTCACAAGCTATCAGGCCTTGCCATTTGTAGCTGGAGTGGCAGTGTTTTGCTTTGAGGGCTTCAGTATGACATTATCACTGGAAACTTCAATGAGAGAGCCACAGAGATTTGGCAGTGTCCTGGGTTGTGCTTTTTTCTTCCTAGCTACTGTTTATACTGGTTTTGGATTGATAGGCTATTTGGCCTATGGCAGTGAAACTCAAGACATAATAACTCTCAATCTTCCCAATGATTGGTCTACAGTTGCTGTCAAGGTAGGTCTTTGCACAGCCCTTCTATTCACATTTCCTGTCATGATGCATCCTGTTCATGAAATGTTCGAGATGAAATTGATGAAAAGTAGCTGGTTCCAGAAACTTTCTTATTCATTCTCATGGATGCAAATGGTACTGTTAAAGATTCTTCGAGCTGGTACTGTTGTTATTCTTGCAGTACTGGCTTTATCTGTCCCTGGTTTTGGCATCTTTGTCTCTTTAGTGGGAAGCACAGTTTGTGCTCttcttgcatttgtttttccagCGTTAATTCACCTTAAAACCTTTAAAGGTTCTCTAAATTCTGCACAGAAGGCCTTGGATATGGCCATTTTAACCTTTGGAACGGTTTTTGCTGTCTATGGCACATACAGTACATTTGTCGTAGTCATAAAGGGTGTGAACTGA